Proteins from a genomic interval of Dama dama isolate Ldn47 chromosome 1, ASM3311817v1, whole genome shotgun sequence:
- the LOC133056787 gene encoding olfactory receptor 5AN1-like produces MIGGGNITKITHFIFLGFSDFPRIIAVLFAVFLVIYILTVTWNLSLLILIRMDSHLHTPMYFFLSNLSFIDICYVTSTAPKMLYDFFQERKMITYVGCVVQYFVFSTMGLSESCLMTTMAYDRYAAICNPLLYSSIMSPALCGRMVLGSYLAGLSGSMSQLCAMLQLHFCGPNVINHFFCDMPQLLVLSCNDTFSAQLLTAILTMIFGIVNVSIIMISYVYIVISIMKITTASGRSKAFNTCASHLTAVTLFYTSSIFVYLNSTSGDSSSFDRFASVFYTVMIPMLNPLIYSLRNKEIKDALKKLKKKSGCC; encoded by the coding sequence ATGATTGGGGGAGGAAATATTACAAAGATTAcgcattttatcttcttgggatTCTCAGATTTTCCCAGAATCATTGCAGTACTTTTTGCTGTATTCCTGGTGATATACATTTTGACCGTGACATGGAACCTGTCCCTCCTCATCTTAATAAGAATGgactcccacctccacacccccatgtacttcttcctcagtaACCTGTCCTTCATAGATATCTGCTATGTGACCTCCACAGCCCCTAAGATGCTCTATGACTTCTTTCAGGAGCGGAAAATGATCACCTACGTGGGTTGTGTTGTTCAGTACTTTGTATTTTCCACCATGGGGCTGAGTGAGTCTTGCCTCATGACCACCATGGCTTATGACCGATATGCTGCCATTTGTAACCCACTCCTCTATTCCTCAATCATGTCGCCCGCTCTCTGCGGTCGGATGGTGCTGGGATCCTACTTGGCTGGACTCTCTGGCTCTATGTCCCAATTGTGTGCAATGCTCCAGCTCCACTTCTGTGGGCCTAATGTCATCaaccacttcttctgtgacatGCCCCAGCTGTTAGTTCTGTCCTGCAATGACACGTTCTCTGCACAACTCTTGACTGCCATATTAACAATGATCTTTGGGATAGTAAATGTTTCCATTATCATGATATCCTATGTCTACATTGTCATCTCCATCATGAAGATCACAACAGCAAGCGGCAGGTCCAAGGCTTTCAACACCTGTGCTTCCCACCTGACAGCAGTCACTCTCTTTTATACCTCAAGTATCTTTGTCTATTTGAATTCCACCTCTGGTGATTCCTCTAGCTTTGACAGATTTGCATCAGTCTTCTACACGGTGATGATTCCCATGTTGAATCCTTTGATTTACAGTCTGAGGaacaaggaaatcaaagatgccttgaaaaagttgaagaagaAGAGCGGGTGTTGCTGA